A window of the Dissulfurirhabdus thermomarina genome harbors these coding sequences:
- the argC gene encoding N-acetyl-gamma-glutamyl-phosphate reductase, whose amino-acid sequence MLKVAIVGGSGYTGLELLRLLARHPEVRVTAITSRRYEGREVTEVFPSLQPYRGLAFTAPEPAALAGQAEFFFTAVPHQAAMKVVPGLLAAGGRVVDLSADFRLRDRQTYEAWYQAHEAPELLDEAVYGLPEVYGPRIAAARLVANPGCYPTSALLPLVPLLREGLVAPEGLVIDSKSGASGAGRGASLATAFCEVNEAFRAYKVGEHRHTPEIEQELSAAAGRPVVVNFTPHLVPVSRGIFTTIYADLARPGTGTAEILACLEAFHRPHPFVTVLPEGTLPNVLHVRGGNACHIGARVDPRTGRVILLSVIDNLVKGAAGQAIQNLNLMAGLDPASGLDITGLCP is encoded by the coding sequence ATGCTGAAGGTGGCCATCGTCGGGGGATCCGGCTACACCGGCCTCGAATTGCTCCGCCTGCTGGCCCGGCACCCCGAGGTGCGTGTCACGGCGATCACCTCGCGCCGGTACGAGGGCCGGGAGGTCACCGAGGTCTTCCCGTCGCTCCAGCCATACCGGGGACTCGCCTTCACGGCCCCGGAGCCGGCGGCCCTGGCCGGGCAGGCGGAGTTCTTCTTCACCGCCGTGCCCCACCAGGCCGCCATGAAGGTGGTCCCCGGACTCCTCGCCGCCGGGGGCCGGGTGGTGGATCTTTCCGCGGACTTCCGCCTGCGGGACCGGCAGACCTACGAGGCGTGGTACCAGGCCCACGAGGCCCCCGAGCTCCTGGACGAGGCCGTCTACGGCCTTCCCGAGGTCTACGGGCCGCGCATCGCCGCCGCCCGCCTCGTGGCCAACCCGGGCTGCTATCCCACCAGCGCCCTGCTCCCCCTCGTGCCCCTCTTGCGGGAAGGGCTCGTGGCCCCCGAGGGCCTCGTCATCGATTCCAAGTCCGGCGCCAGCGGGGCCGGGCGGGGGGCCTCCCTGGCCACGGCCTTCTGCGAGGTGAACGAGGCGTTTCGTGCCTACAAGGTGGGCGAACACCGGCACACCCCGGAGATCGAGCAGGAGCTGTCCGCCGCCGCCGGGCGGCCCGTGGTGGTGAACTTCACCCCCCACCTCGTGCCCGTCTCCCGGGGGATCTTCACCACCATCTACGCGGATCTCGCCCGGCCGGGGACCGGCACCGCCGAGATCCTCGCTTGCCTCGAGGCCTTCCACCGGCCCCACCCCTTCGTCACGGTCCTCCCCGAGGGAACGCTGCCCAACGTCCTCCATGTCCGGGGCGGCAACGCCTGTCACATCGGAGCGCGGGTCGACCCCCGGACCGGCCGGGTGATCCTCCTCTCCGTGATCGACAACCTCGTCAAGGGGGCCGCCGGCCAGGCCATCCAGAACCTCAACCTCATGGCCGGCCTCGACCCCGCCTCGGGCCTCGACATCACCGGCCTGTGCCCCTGA
- the rpsI gene encoding 30S ribosomal protein S9: MAEARYYATGKRKTAVARAWLTPGNGEITVNGKSFDEYFDVETARIVAEQPFVLTGTLGKFNVQATLKGGGKNAQSEALRHAVARALLAVNDDYRGTLKKAGLLTRDARVKERKKYGLAGARKRYQYSKR; the protein is encoded by the coding sequence ATGGCCGAAGCCAGATACTACGCCACCGGAAAGAGGAAGACGGCCGTCGCCCGCGCCTGGCTGACCCCGGGCAACGGCGAGATCACCGTCAACGGCAAGTCCTTCGACGAGTACTTCGACGTCGAGACGGCCCGCATCGTCGCGGAGCAGCCCTTCGTGCTCACCGGCACCCTGGGCAAGTTCAATGTCCAGGCCACCCTCAAGGGCGGCGGGAAGAACGCCCAGTCCGAGGCCCTGCGGCACGCGGTGGCCCGGGCCCTCCTGGCGGTCAACGACGACTACCGAGGAACGCTCAAGAAGGCGGGCCTCCTGACCCGCGACGCCCGCGTCAAGGAACGCAAGAAGTACGGCCTGGCCGGCGCGCGGAAGCGTTACCAGTACTCCAAGCGCTGA
- the rplM gene encoding 50S ribosomal protein L13, translating into MKTPLPKVNDIQRNWYVVDADGEVLGRLASRIATRLRGKHKPIFTPHLDTGDFVVVVNAEKVRLTGGKLDKKLYRRHTGYLGGLKTATARTMLEKRPEEVLRLAVRRMLPKNRLGRRQLKKLKIYRGPEHPHQAQKPEPLRFTP; encoded by the coding sequence ATGAAGACACCGTTGCCCAAGGTGAACGACATCCAGCGGAACTGGTACGTGGTGGACGCCGACGGGGAGGTCCTGGGGCGCCTCGCCTCCCGAATCGCGACCCGTCTGCGGGGCAAGCACAAGCCCATCTTCACCCCCCACCTCGACACCGGCGACTTCGTCGTCGTGGTCAACGCCGAGAAGGTTCGTCTCACCGGCGGCAAGCTCGACAAGAAGCTCTACCGGCGCCACACCGGCTACCTCGGCGGCCTCAAGACGGCCACCGCCCGGACCATGCTCGAGAAGCGGCCCGAGGAGGTCCTCCGCCTGGCGGTCCGCCGCATGCTCCCCAAGAACCGGCTCGGCCGCCGCCAGCTCAAGAAGCTCAAGATCTACCGGGGGCCCGAACACCCCCACCAGGCCCAGAAACCCGAACCCCTCCGGTTCACGCCGTAA
- a CDS encoding lytic transglycosylase domain-containing protein produces MERRTGHDGWGVVSPAAAALAALVIVSAAAAPALAGGLYAYVDSRGVLHVTNVPTDPRYRPLEAARHRRCRERLDDLITRAARAHGLDPALVRAVIHAESAGNPLARSRKGAMGLMQLMPETAEEVAVADPFDPAANIRGGVAYLKKLLDRFGGNVVLALAAYNAGPNRVEAAGGVPPIPETRAYIRRVIQLWERFRRTS; encoded by the coding sequence ATGGAACGCCGCACCGGACATGACGGGTGGGGAGTGGTGTCTCCCGCCGCCGCCGCGCTGGCGGCCCTCGTGATCGTGTCGGCGGCCGCCGCGCCCGCCCTGGCGGGGGGGCTCTACGCCTACGTCGACTCCCGCGGCGTGCTCCACGTCACCAACGTCCCCACCGACCCCCGGTACCGGCCCCTGGAGGCGGCAAGACACCGCCGCTGCAGGGAGCGCCTCGACGACCTCATCACGAGGGCGGCCCGGGCCCACGGCCTTGACCCCGCCCTCGTCCGCGCGGTGATCCACGCCGAGTCCGCGGGCAACCCCCTGGCCCGATCCCGGAAGGGGGCCATGGGGCTCATGCAGCTCATGCCGGAGACCGCCGAGGAGGTCGCCGTGGCCGACCCCTTCGATCCCGCGGCCAACATCCGCGGCGGCGTCGCCTACCTCAAGAAGCTCCTGGACCGTTTCGGCGGCAACGTGGTCCTGGCCCTGGCCGCCTACAACGCCGGCCCGAACCGCGTGGAGGCGGCGGGCGGCGTGCCGCCCATCCCCGAGACCCGCGCCTACATCCGGCGGGTCATCCAGCTCTGGGAGCGCTTCCGCCGGACCTCCTGA
- the fsa gene encoding fructose-6-phosphate aldolase, with protein sequence MQFFIDTANLDEIREAADLGMVDGVTTNPSLVAKEGCPLEDRIREICQIVDGPVNAEVVSLDAEGMVTEGRRLAQIAPNVVVKVPMTPEGLKATRRLAGEGIRVNVTLVFSPLQGLLAAKAGAAYASPFVGRLDDISQDGMDLIRDLALIYENYAYDTEIIVASVRHPVHVLEAARIGADIATIPFKVIRQLASHPLTDRGLEKFLADWEKVPKK encoded by the coding sequence ATGCAATTCTTCATCGATACCGCCAACCTGGACGAAATCCGCGAAGCCGCCGACCTCGGGATGGTGGACGGCGTCACCACCAACCCCTCCCTGGTGGCCAAGGAGGGCTGCCCGCTGGAAGACCGGATCCGGGAGATCTGCCAGATCGTGGACGGCCCGGTCAACGCCGAGGTGGTGAGCCTCGACGCCGAGGGCATGGTGACCGAAGGCCGGCGCCTGGCCCAGATCGCCCCCAACGTGGTGGTCAAGGTCCCCATGACCCCCGAGGGCCTCAAGGCCACGCGGCGGCTCGCCGGGGAGGGCATCCGCGTCAACGTGACCCTCGTCTTCTCGCCGCTCCAGGGGCTGCTGGCCGCCAAGGCCGGCGCGGCCTACGCCAGCCCCTTCGTGGGCCGGCTGGACGACATCTCCCAGGACGGGATGGACCTCATCCGGGACCTCGCCCTGATCTACGAGAACTACGCCTACGACACCGAGATCATCGTGGCGAGCGTCCGCCACCCCGTCCACGTGCTGGAGGCGGCCCGCATCGGCGCGGACATCGCCACCATCCCCTTCAAGGTCATCCGCCAGCTGGCCTCCCACCCCCTCACGGACCGGGGCCTCGAAAAATTTTTAGCCGATTGGGAGAAAGTGCCGAAGAAGTGA
- a CDS encoding DUF342 domain-containing protein: protein MTPEELTNGVFVLDGALKLKVSKDRMEAVASPVEGELTPELERVLPQVLDEAGIVHGRLPVPERTRDGWVVARGTPPEKGEDGTIEYLVRLPDGRPVMRPPEEGEGDPDAGPLYVDPNMLNLVVNVREGETIARKVPPTPGVPGQDVFGGEIPAKPGQYAAFKPGAGVEISQDGMTMVAALSGKIELEGEGKISVRDEWTLEGDVDAGTGHIEFIGRHMKISGSVQHGFRVQVEGDLEVGKDIEDGAHVEVRGSLDVGGIIRAAKTVIKVGGVLTCQSIEYADVTVGGRMEVKDYVLDATCRVRGDVQVVEGKGQIAGGAVYAGGSLEAKVFGTSANVPTRISVGRDLALEERYEKVVAEVETWGAKLKEVKKGLAALAAMEAKGPLGRKPKFIKDRLTDLRPKIEARLREATRLLAEMEPHLVNKRDARARALVKAYAKTVVEIKDVRLHLDRNVEQPVEFRFRDGEVQVAPIQAG, encoded by the coding sequence ATGACCCCGGAAGAACTCACGAACGGTGTCTTCGTCCTGGACGGCGCCCTCAAGCTCAAGGTCTCCAAGGACCGGATGGAGGCGGTGGCGTCCCCGGTGGAGGGGGAACTCACCCCGGAGCTGGAACGGGTGCTGCCCCAGGTGCTCGACGAGGCCGGTATCGTCCACGGCCGCCTCCCCGTGCCGGAGCGGACCCGGGACGGCTGGGTGGTGGCCCGGGGGACCCCGCCGGAGAAGGGCGAGGACGGCACCATCGAGTACCTGGTCCGGCTCCCCGACGGCCGCCCGGTGATGCGCCCGCCCGAGGAGGGCGAGGGCGACCCGGATGCCGGTCCGCTCTACGTGGACCCGAACATGCTGAACCTGGTGGTGAACGTCCGGGAGGGGGAGACCATCGCCCGGAAGGTCCCGCCGACCCCCGGTGTCCCGGGGCAGGACGTCTTCGGCGGCGAGATCCCGGCAAAGCCCGGCCAGTACGCGGCCTTCAAGCCCGGGGCCGGGGTGGAGATCTCCCAGGACGGGATGACCATGGTAGCGGCGCTCAGCGGGAAGATCGAGCTCGAGGGCGAGGGGAAGATCTCCGTCCGGGACGAGTGGACCCTGGAGGGCGACGTGGACGCCGGCACCGGCCACATCGAGTTCATCGGCCGGCACATGAAGATATCTGGGTCCGTCCAGCACGGGTTCCGCGTCCAGGTGGAGGGGGACCTCGAGGTCGGGAAGGACATCGAGGACGGGGCCCACGTGGAGGTCCGGGGGAGCCTCGACGTGGGGGGCATCATCCGGGCGGCCAAGACCGTGATCAAGGTGGGCGGGGTGCTCACCTGCCAAAGCATCGAGTATGCCGATGTCACCGTGGGGGGGCGGATGGAGGTCAAGGACTACGTGCTCGACGCCACCTGCCGGGTCCGGGGGGACGTTCAGGTGGTGGAGGGCAAGGGGCAGATCGCCGGCGGCGCGGTCTATGCCGGCGGCTCCCTCGAGGCCAAGGTGTTCGGGACCTCCGCCAACGTGCCCACCCGGATCTCGGTGGGCCGGGATCTCGCCCTGGAGGAGCGCTACGAGAAGGTCGTGGCCGAGGTGGAGACGTGGGGGGCGAAGCTCAAGGAGGTCAAGAAGGGCCTGGCCGCCCTGGCGGCCATGGAGGCCAAGGGGCCCCTCGGCCGCAAGCCCAAGTTCATCAAGGACCGCCTCACCGATCTCCGCCCCAAGATCGAGGCGCGGCTCCGCGAGGCCACACGGCTGCTGGCCGAGATGGAGCCCCACCTCGTGAACAAGCGCGACGCCCGTGCCCGCGCCCTGGTCAAGGCCTACGCCAAGACCGTGGTGGAGATCAAGGACGTCCGCCTCCACCTGGACCGCAACGTGGAACAGCCCGTGGAGTTCCGGTTCCGCGACGGGGAGGTCCAGGTGGCCCCCATCCAGGCGGGCTAG
- a CDS encoding manganese-dependent inorganic pyrophosphatase: MSVIILGHKSPDTDSVTAAIAFAELQKALGVDAVPGRQGELNPETALVLEKFGYAAPELVTDVSGRKYMLVDHSDIKQAPDNWDQGELMAIVDHHKIGDITTGNPIFFCAMPVGCTGTVLYKLYTDLYKKPIPEKVAGLMLSAILSDTVLFKSATCTPDDKAAAEALAKIAGISDMMAWGMEMAKAKSAVEGVAPRDLIFRDYKDFDMGGKTVGIGQLELVSLDLVADMKDALYAEMEKVKAEGNRHSVFLMLTDIMKEGTELLAATDDPGVVDKAFGTALQGRSVWLDGVMSRKKQMVPPLQKAFGA; this comes from the coding sequence ATGTCCGTCATCATCCTTGGCCACAAGAGCCCCGATACCGATTCCGTCACCGCCGCCATCGCCTTCGCCGAGCTGCAGAAGGCCCTGGGCGTGGATGCCGTCCCGGGGCGGCAGGGCGAGCTCAACCCCGAGACCGCGCTCGTGCTCGAGAAGTTCGGCTACGCCGCCCCCGAGCTCGTCACCGACGTCAGCGGCCGGAAGTACATGCTGGTGGACCACAGCGACATCAAGCAGGCCCCGGACAACTGGGACCAGGGCGAGCTCATGGCCATCGTGGACCACCACAAGATCGGCGACATCACCACCGGCAACCCGATCTTCTTCTGCGCCATGCCCGTGGGCTGCACCGGGACGGTCCTCTACAAGCTCTACACCGACCTCTACAAGAAGCCCATCCCGGAGAAGGTGGCGGGGCTCATGCTGTCGGCCATCCTGAGCGACACGGTCCTCTTCAAGTCCGCCACCTGCACCCCCGACGACAAGGCGGCCGCCGAGGCCCTGGCCAAGATCGCCGGCATCTCCGACATGATGGCCTGGGGCATGGAGATGGCCAAGGCCAAGAGCGCCGTGGAGGGCGTGGCGCCGCGGGATCTCATCTTCCGCGACTACAAGGACTTCGACATGGGTGGCAAGACCGTGGGCATCGGCCAGCTCGAGTTGGTCTCCCTCGACCTCGTGGCCGACATGAAGGACGCCCTCTACGCCGAGATGGAGAAGGTCAAGGCCGAGGGGAACCGCCACAGCGTCTTCCTCATGCTGACCGACATCATGAAGGAAGGGACCGAGCTGCTGGCGGCCACGGACGACCCCGGGGTGGTGGACAAGGCCTTCGGGACCGCCCTCCAGGGCCGCTCGGTCTGGCTGGACGGCGTCATGAGCCGCAAGAAGCAGATGGTGCCGCCGCTCCAGAAGGCCTTCGGCGCCTGA
- a CDS encoding tetratricopeptide repeat protein: MATDIDDLFADGQFRFMDEDFEGSIEIFTRVLEMDPAYAKAYQARGISRLRLGDRESALADLREALRLDPENPRFHYHHAAVLMQMDRLEEAVEAVSRAIDLDPAYAAAYYIRGQLYERLGDEESAAADTSHAMNLRKEQMKANRWVDM; this comes from the coding sequence ATGGCCACGGACATCGACGACCTCTTCGCCGACGGGCAGTTCCGCTTCATGGACGAGGATTTCGAGGGGAGCATCGAGATCTTCACCCGGGTCTTGGAGATGGACCCCGCCTACGCCAAGGCCTACCAGGCCCGGGGGATCTCCCGGCTGCGGCTCGGCGACCGGGAGAGCGCCCTGGCGGACCTCCGGGAGGCCCTCCGCCTGGATCCCGAAAACCCCCGCTTCCACTACCACCACGCGGCGGTCCTGATGCAGATGGATCGGCTGGAGGAGGCCGTGGAGGCCGTCTCCCGCGCCATCGACCTCGATCCCGCCTATGCCGCCGCCTACTACATCCGGGGGCAGCTCTACGAGCGGCTCGGCGACGAGGAGAGCGCCGCCGCCGATACCAGCCACGCCATGAACCTCCGCAAGGAGCAGATGAAGGCCAACCGCTGGGTGGACATGTAG
- a CDS encoding ATP-binding protein — protein MAEQDLEPAGGTRYPARLLLELAAQMNRAFLRARDLEGILRAVLVGVTAGEGLGFNRAFLLRVLPAEGILAGEMAVGPASREEAGRIWHEVQRRQLSLFDLIDHSGETPVAPPLGETARAIRVPLAERGHLLVRALLENREVLAGPGAEPAPEPLARLLGTGRFAAAPLSSAEAPYGLILVDNRYTGRPITPEDMEALRFFAGLASLAVDKARTCEVLGAQLRELARMNEEIERNKDLLVQAERYAALGRMADQLLHELRNPVAAMGGLARRLHREAADGTRLHADAILQECRRVETILDRLMDFAEPPPGLRPERVPLHGLVHEVLVLLRSEMERRGICCLTRLDPGEPAPDLDPEQFRRCLLNVLKNALEAMPGGGTLTVGTRIVGDRVEIRVSDTGPGLARGHLSQAMEPFFTLKPGGMGLGLAVAKQIMERHGGSLRLACEGPPGVTAVLTLPLARTTPEGPPGPPGPPRRAPAAGRLA, from the coding sequence ATGGCGGAGCAGGACCTCGAACCGGCGGGCGGCACACGTTACCCGGCGCGGCTGCTGCTGGAGCTGGCGGCCCAGATGAACCGGGCCTTCCTCCGGGCGCGTGACCTCGAGGGCATCCTCAGGGCCGTCCTGGTGGGGGTCACCGCCGGGGAGGGCCTCGGCTTCAACCGGGCCTTCCTCCTCCGGGTCCTCCCCGCGGAGGGGATCCTCGCCGGCGAGATGGCCGTGGGGCCGGCGAGCCGGGAAGAGGCCGGCCGGATCTGGCACGAGGTGCAGCGCCGCCAGCTCTCCCTCTTCGACCTCATCGACCACTCCGGGGAGACACCGGTCGCCCCGCCCCTGGGAGAGACGGCCCGGGCCATCCGGGTCCCCCTGGCGGAGCGGGGACATCTCCTCGTCCGGGCCCTCCTGGAGAACCGGGAGGTGCTGGCGGGCCCCGGCGCCGAGCCGGCGCCCGAGCCCCTGGCCCGGCTCCTCGGCACCGGCCGCTTCGCGGCCGCGCCCCTCTCCTCCGCCGAGGCCCCCTACGGGCTCATCCTGGTGGACAACCGCTACACCGGGCGCCCCATCACGCCCGAGGACATGGAGGCCCTCCGGTTCTTCGCCGGCCTCGCCTCCCTGGCAGTGGACAAGGCCCGGACCTGCGAGGTGCTCGGCGCCCAGCTTCGGGAACTGGCCCGGATGAACGAGGAGATCGAGCGGAACAAGGACCTCCTGGTCCAGGCGGAACGCTATGCCGCCCTGGGCCGCATGGCGGACCAGCTCCTCCACGAACTCCGCAACCCCGTGGCGGCCATGGGCGGCCTGGCCCGCCGGCTTCACCGGGAGGCGGCGGACGGCACCCGCCTGCATGCCGATGCGATCTTGCAGGAATGCCGCCGGGTGGAAACGATCCTGGACCGCCTGATGGACTTCGCCGAGCCGCCGCCCGGCCTCCGCCCGGAACGGGTCCCCCTCCACGGCCTCGTCCACGAGGTCCTGGTGCTCCTCCGGTCGGAGATGGAGCGGCGGGGCATCTGCTGCCTCACCCGCCTCGATCCCGGGGAGCCGGCCCCCGACCTCGACCCGGAACAATTCCGGCGCTGCCTCCTGAACGTGCTGAAGAACGCCCTGGAGGCCATGCCGGGGGGCGGCACCCTCACCGTGGGCACCCGGATCGTCGGAGACCGGGTGGAGATCCGGGTCTCGGACACGGGCCCCGGCCTCGCCCGGGGCCACCTCTCCCAGGCCATGGAGCCCTTCTTCACCCTGAAGCCCGGGGGAATGGGCCTCGGGCTCGCCGTGGCCAAGCAGATCATGGAACGCCACGGCGGCAGCCTCCGCCTGGCCTGCGAGGGCCCGCCGGGGGTCACCGCCGTCCTCACCCTGCCCCTCGCCCGGACGACGCCGGAAGGGCCGCCGGGGCCGCCGGGGCCGCCGCGGCGGGCGCCCGCCGCGGGCCGCCTCGCCTGA
- the extJ gene encoding selenite/tellurite reduction operon protein ExtJ, translated as MQKKILSLVLSLVFALGVAGVAIAKKCKGKVTAVEGNTLVIDSAKCGEMKVEVKKAKEFEVGDEVTVKNGKVKKARKKIEGC; from the coding sequence ATGCAGAAGAAGATTTTGAGCCTGGTCTTGAGTCTGGTGTTCGCCCTGGGTGTCGCCGGGGTTGCCATCGCCAAGAAGTGCAAGGGCAAGGTGACGGCCGTCGAGGGCAACACCCTGGTGATCGACTCCGCCAAGTGCGGCGAGATGAAGGTCGAGGTCAAGAAGGCCAAGGAGTTCGAGGTCGGCGACGAGGTCACCGTGAAGAACGGGAAGGTCAAGAAGGCCCGGAAGAAGATCGAGGGCTGCTAA
- the rpe gene encoding ribulose-phosphate 3-epimerase, with protein sequence MPVRIAPSILSADFGRLADEIRAVEAAGADLLHVDVMDGRFVPNITIGPPVVRAIRPVTRLPLDVHLMIEDPDRYIEAFVAAGADWVSVHVEACRHLHRTVQTIRELGARAGAVLNPATPAACLEAILPDLDFVLVMSVNPGFGGQSFIPGSLAKIRTIRGMIDRLGGGVDLEVDGGVNPETIAAVAAAGADVCVAGSAVYGAGDYAAAIDELKRLAEAGDP encoded by the coding sequence ATGCCCGTGCGCATCGCCCCCTCCATCCTCTCCGCCGACTTCGGCCGCCTCGCCGACGAGATCCGCGCCGTGGAGGCCGCCGGGGCCGACCTCCTCCACGTGGACGTCATGGACGGCCGCTTCGTGCCCAACATCACCATCGGCCCGCCGGTGGTCCGGGCCATCCGCCCCGTGACCCGCCTCCCCCTCGACGTCCACCTCATGATCGAAGACCCGGACCGCTACATCGAGGCCTTCGTGGCGGCCGGCGCCGACTGGGTGAGCGTCCACGTGGAGGCCTGCCGCCACCTCCACCGGACCGTCCAGACCATCCGGGAACTCGGGGCCAGGGCCGGCGCCGTGCTGAACCCCGCCACCCCGGCCGCCTGCCTGGAGGCCATCCTCCCGGACCTCGACTTCGTCCTGGTCATGAGCGTGAACCCGGGCTTCGGGGGCCAGTCCTTCATCCCGGGCTCGCTGGCCAAGATCCGGACCATCCGGGGCATGATCGACCGCCTCGGCGGCGGCGTGGACCTCGAGGTGGACGGCGGCGTCAACCCCGAGACCATCGCCGCCGTGGCGGCGGCCGGGGCCGACGTCTGCGTGGCCGGCTCCGCCGTATACGGCGCCGGGGACTACGCCGCGGCCATCGACGAGCTCAAGCGCCTGGCCGAGGCCGGCGACCCTTAG
- a CDS encoding pyridoxal phosphate-dependent aminotransferase: MKDGMDPSAVSRKMRAFMEGGSWIRKMFEEGARLKARHGADAVCDFSLGNPDLSPPEAFTRSLWRACGEEAPLAHGYMPNAGYGEVRERVARHAAVEQGVPLGADDVLMTCGAAGGLNVVFKAILDPGDEVVVPAPYFVEYRYYVDNHGGVLVPVPSRPDFGLDLAAIEAAVGPRTRAVLLNSPNNPTGVIYDAESLAELAGLLRRVSARRGRPVYLVADEPYRRLAFSGHRVPPFLALYPDSLVATSFSKDLSVPGERIGYVAVNPAAAGRGELLGALTLANRILGYVNAPALMQRAVAACLDACVDVGVYERRRDRLAAVLEAAGYEFQLPMGTFYFFPKTPIPDDRAFVRLLQEERILAVPGSGFGAPGYMRVAFCVADEVIDRAAEGFRRARERALAGAAA; encoded by the coding sequence ATGAAAGACGGGATGGATCCATCGGCGGTCTCCCGCAAGATGCGGGCCTTCATGGAGGGGGGCTCGTGGATCCGGAAGATGTTCGAGGAGGGTGCGCGCCTCAAGGCCCGCCACGGGGCCGACGCGGTCTGCGACTTCAGCCTCGGCAACCCCGACCTCTCCCCCCCGGAGGCCTTCACCCGTTCCCTCTGGCGGGCCTGCGGGGAAGAGGCCCCCCTGGCCCACGGCTACATGCCCAACGCCGGCTACGGGGAGGTCCGGGAGCGGGTGGCGCGCCACGCCGCCGTGGAGCAGGGGGTCCCGCTCGGCGCGGACGACGTCCTCATGACCTGCGGGGCGGCCGGCGGGCTCAACGTCGTCTTCAAGGCCATCCTCGACCCGGGGGACGAGGTCGTGGTCCCCGCCCCCTACTTCGTGGAATACCGCTACTACGTGGACAACCACGGCGGGGTGCTCGTCCCGGTGCCGTCGCGGCCCGACTTCGGCCTCGATCTTGCGGCCATCGAGGCCGCCGTCGGCCCCCGGACCCGGGCCGTCCTCCTCAACTCGCCCAACAACCCCACGGGCGTGATCTACGACGCCGAAAGCCTCGCCGAGCTGGCGGGGCTGCTCCGGCGGGTCTCGGCCCGCCGCGGGCGTCCCGTCTACCTCGTGGCCGACGAGCCCTACCGGCGGCTGGCCTTTTCGGGGCACCGGGTGCCGCCCTTCCTGGCCCTCTACCCCGACAGCCTGGTGGCGACGTCCTTCTCGAAGGATCTGTCCGTGCCCGGGGAGCGGATCGGCTACGTGGCCGTGAACCCCGCGGCCGCGGGCCGGGGGGAGCTGCTCGGCGCCCTCACCCTGGCCAACCGGATCCTGGGCTACGTCAACGCCCCCGCCCTCATGCAGCGGGCGGTGGCCGCGTGTCTCGACGCCTGCGTGGACGTCGGCGTCTACGAGCGGCGCCGCGACCGGCTGGCCGCCGTCCTCGAGGCGGCAGGCTACGAGTTTCAGCTCCCCATGGGCACCTTCTACTTCTTCCCCAAGACCCCCATCCCCGACGACCGCGCCTTCGTCCGCCTCCTCCAGGAGGAACGGATCCTGGCGGTGCCCGGCTCCGGTTTCGGCGCCCCGGGGTACATGCGGGTCGCCTTCTGCGTGGCCGACGAGGTGATCGACCGGGCGGCGGAGGGGTTCCGGCGCGCCAGGGAGCGGGCCCTGGCCGGGGCGGCGGCCTAG